The Megasphaera stantonii genome includes a window with the following:
- a CDS encoding transposon-encoded TnpW family protein: MSEETRTIQNVDTTPARAPEDVPALVKKIGKTTYKVRVHFSDTSTETMSDKIKRMLKNEIQQM; this comes from the coding sequence ATGAGCGAAGAAACCCGTACCATTCAGAATGTAGACACTACCCCGGCCAGAGCGCCGGAGGACGTCCCCGCGCTGGTAAAGAAAATCGGTAAGACCACCTACAAGGTGCGCGTCCATTTCAGCGATACCAGCACCGAAACCATGAGCGACAAAATCAAGCGTATGCTCAAAAACGAGATACAGCAGATGTGA
- a CDS encoding flavodoxin family protein — MKVVAFNGSPKSKGNTYQAIRAVADELEKNGIEVEIVHVGNQVIRGCMACDGCARNQNELCVMKQDSVNEWIQKMKAADGIILGSPVHFSAIGGTMKSFLDRAFYVASVNQGLFRHKVGVSVVADRRAGGTAVFDQLNNFINYSEMVMPSSNYWNVAYGTEPGDVTQDAEGMQIMRVLGQNMAWLLHVMHAGASVVKPPKREEKTFMNFIR; from the coding sequence ATGAAAGTAGTTGCATTTAACGGTAGTCCCAAAAGCAAGGGAAATACATACCAGGCTATCCGTGCTGTTGCTGATGAATTGGAAAAAAACGGCATAGAGGTAGAAATTGTCCACGTAGGAAACCAGGTGATACGCGGTTGTATGGCTTGCGACGGCTGCGCGCGGAATCAGAATGAACTGTGTGTTATGAAGCAAGACAGCGTAAATGAGTGGATTCAGAAAATGAAAGCAGCAGACGGCATCATTCTGGGATCGCCTGTGCATTTTTCTGCTATCGGCGGGACGATGAAATCATTTTTGGACAGGGCGTTTTATGTTGCTTCCGTAAATCAAGGCCTGTTTCGTCATAAAGTTGGCGTAAGTGTCGTTGCAGACCGTCGGGCCGGCGGCACCGCCGTATTTGATCAGCTGAATAATTTTATTAATTATTCCGAGATGGTCATGCCGTCTTCCAATTACTGGAATGTAGCGTATGGGACAGAGCCGGGAGACGTGACGCAGGACGCAGAGGGCATGCAGATCATGCGCGTTCTCGGACAGAACATGGCCTGGCTGCTCCATGTAATGCATGCCGGCGCCTCGGTTGTAAAACCACCAAAGAGGGAAGAAAAGACTTTTATGAATTTTATCCGCTAA
- a CDS encoding winged helix-turn-helix transcriptional regulator: protein MKKMYNIGVEATMDVIGGKWKPIILCNLRHGTLRTSELQKKIPNISQKMLIQQLRELERDKIICRKVYQEVPPRVEYSLSTYGITLSDVLDLLCNWGEAHVHKLIAEGHEVSLSCSGQH, encoded by the coding sequence ATGAAAAAAATGTACAATATCGGTGTAGAAGCAACCATGGATGTCATCGGCGGAAAATGGAAGCCTATTATACTGTGTAATCTGCGGCACGGAACCCTCCGAACCAGCGAGCTGCAAAAGAAAATCCCCAACATCAGCCAGAAGATGCTGATTCAGCAGCTTCGCGAACTGGAGCGCGATAAGATTATATGCCGGAAGGTATATCAGGAAGTGCCGCCTCGCGTAGAATATTCCCTGAGCACCTACGGAATCACCTTATCAGACGTATTGGACCTTCTCTGTAACTGGGGTGAAGCGCATGTACATAAATTAATCGCGGAAGGGCATGAGGTCTCCTTATCCTGCTCTGGGCAGCACTAA
- a CDS encoding DNA cytosine methyltransferase has product MPDVIDLFAGAGGLSLGASRAGFNVVAAVELDSHAIASHITNFPHSTHIQRDIMELDGQTLLELSGVAADNLVGIIGGPPCQGFSSIGHGDINDTRNQLFEKFFILIKQLKPIFFVAENVPGIMNPKYDAIRERAFSHVKDYHLLPPISINASEYGAPTTRTRYFFIGFRDHPAIQPFTIADIACMKVAANEQTRVRAALEGIPSNIHFHANSNGLQTLLADYFNPNIQHLQSEFFYQRVVGMRPLGVGNDEYIRRYETRHEVNGCFPTKHTTPVRRRYATLAYGQQDRISKSTRLNPEGFCPTLRAGTGPEKGSFQAVRPIHYQYARVITPREAARLQGFPDWYKLPDTIWHGFRQIGNSVSPIVAERVLSAIFQKLT; this is encoded by the coding sequence ATGCCTGATGTCATTGATTTGTTTGCTGGAGCTGGCGGATTAAGTCTTGGAGCATCGCGGGCAGGGTTCAATGTTGTTGCCGCCGTCGAATTAGATTCACACGCTATTGCATCGCATATCACCAATTTTCCACATAGTACTCATATCCAAAGAGATATAATGGAATTAGATGGGCAAACATTATTGGAACTCTCAGGAGTAGCTGCAGACAACTTAGTTGGCATTATAGGTGGCCCACCTTGTCAAGGCTTTAGTAGCATTGGTCATGGTGACATAAACGATACTCGAAATCAACTGTTCGAAAAATTTTTTATATTGATAAAACAGTTAAAACCCATTTTTTTTGTCGCAGAAAATGTTCCCGGAATTATGAACCCTAAATATGACGCAATACGAGAAAGAGCATTTTCACATGTGAAAGATTACCACTTACTTCCTCCGATAAGTATAAATGCAAGTGAATATGGTGCACCGACTACACGTACAAGATACTTTTTTATAGGTTTTAGAGATCATCCGGCTATTCAGCCATTTACTATTGCAGATATAGCGTGTATGAAAGTGGCTGCGAATGAACAAACACGAGTTCGAGCAGCTTTGGAAGGAATTCCATCGAATATACATTTTCATGCTAATAGCAATGGTCTACAAACATTATTAGCTGATTACTTTAATCCAAACATTCAACATCTTCAGTCGGAGTTCTTCTATCAAAGAGTAGTCGGCATGCGTCCTTTAGGCGTCGGCAATGATGAATACATCCGACGTTATGAAACCCGACACGAAGTAAACGGCTGTTTTCCAACAAAACATACAACTCCTGTGCGCCGCAGATATGCAACTCTTGCTTACGGCCAACAAGATCGCATCTCAAAATCCACTAGACTTAATCCGGAAGGATTTTGTCCCACACTTAGAGCTGGTACAGGTCCAGAGAAAGGGAGTTTTCAGGCTGTTCGGCCAATTCATTATCAATACGCTAGGGTGATAACTCCACGAGAAGCCGCTCGCTTGCAAGGTTTTCCAGACTGGTATAAACTTCCTGATACAATTTGGCACGGCTTTCGACAAATTGGTAATAGTGTATCACCTATCGTTGCTGAACGAGTACTTAGTGCAATTTTTCAAAAACTGACTTGA